Proteins from a single region of Apostichopus japonicus isolate 1M-3 chromosome 21, ASM3797524v1, whole genome shotgun sequence:
- the LOC139962861 gene encoding serine protease 23-like has protein sequence MWVSVVLTLFLAFNHCIAVDRDTAAVPTSGLVNIRKPWTSKRVVTWHTIQFPSKPSPPLREHEGEAATEDEEENTLEDILFCGPECKGYVNDTVTDTKAVNEFAYEVFTDEGTDKVVEIDLDSDFLRYLNRWRDGERRLKLREKETKSDSRRRREVIVGDDTRFTITDREWLNQTPFTTNVKISSGCSGVLISEIHVLTAASCVHNGRKMINKIRDFEVGIRQKRQLSRDEEMGKNWKEAFRWIPVKKIFVPKEWSSKPPKGKKGKAELPVDKNYALIQLKREADRDFLNVSVGSVANVGEGKRIHFSSFDEIARPTLNYRFCKVMEETMEILYQQCDGTPQSIGAGIYVRRWNKFTRNWERNVVGIFTGHQIFYLEDGSTRERNLAVKVTPLKFAQICFWMTGDYGECRG, from the coding sequence ATGTGGGTTTCCGTTGTTTTAACCCTTTTTTTAGCATTTAACCATTGCATAGCGGTAGATAGAGACACCGCTGCTGTTCCAACCTCAGGATTGGTAAATATCCGTAAACCGTGGACCTCAAAGCGGGTGGTTACATGGCACACGATCCAGTTTCCGAGTAAACCATCTCCCCCTCTACGAGAGCACGAAGGAGAGGCAGCTACTGAAGATGAGGAGGAAAATACCTTAGAAGATATTCTATTTTGTGGACCTGAGTGTAAAGGTTACGTGAACGATACAGTAACAGATACAAAGGCTGTAAATGAGTTTGCGTACGAAGTATTTACTGACGAAGGTACAGATAAGGTTGTCGAAATCGATTTGGATTCGGATTTTTTACGCTACCTCAACAGATGGAGAGACGGCGAGAGGAGATTGAAATTACGAGAGAAAGAGACTAAATCTGACAGTCGACGACGGAGAGAGGTTATCGTCGGCGACGACACTCGCTTTACAATCACCGACAGGGAGTGGTTGAACCAAACTCCCTTTACGACAAATGTGAAGATTTCGTCCGGTTGTTCCGGCGTCTTGATCAGTGAAATACACGTCCTGACAGCTGCAAGTTGCGTCCACAACGGCCGTAAGATGATCAATAAAATACGAGACTTTGAAGTCGGCATTCGCCAAAAGAGACAGTTATCTCGGGATGAAGAGATGGGAAAGAATTGGAAGGAAGCTTTCCGTTGGATTCCGGTCAAGAAGATCTTTGTTCCCAAGGAGTGGTCATCAAAACCCCCGAAGGGTAAGAAAGGTAAAGCAGAGCTTCCGGTTGATAAGAACTACGCCCTCATCCAACTGAAGCGAGAGGCGGATCGTGATTTTCTCAACGTCAGTGTGGGATCCGTTGCGAATGTCGGAGAAGGTAAGCGGATCCATTTCAGTTCCTTCGATGAGATCGCGAGGCCGACTTTGAACTACCGATTCTGTAAAGTCATGGAAGAAACGATGGAGATTTTATACCAACAGTGCGACGGAACACCACAGAGTATCGGGGCGGGGATATACGTCCGTAGATGGAACAAATTCACCCGAAACTGGGAGAGGAATGTAGTCGGCATCTTTACTGGACACCAGATATTCTACCTGGAGGATGGATCGACACGTGAGAGAAACTTAGCGGTAAAAGTGACTCCTTTAAAATTTGCTCAAATCTGTTTCTGGATGACCGGGGACTATGGGGAATGCAGAGGATAG